The sequence caaaaatttaattgaataccaaatttgatgttttttttcaggagtaATTATTCTCGGATGCACAAGTAGAATTGATTTAATTGATGACGCACTACTTCGACCAGGGAGGTTTGATCACCACGTGTATTGCGGACACCCAGAAAAGGTATGAACAAAAAACTTCCTTTAAAAGCCCTCTAAAATCTCTCAACAATTAAATTCGCACTTTCTATTACTTTtgcattcatttattttctcgTTGCAAGACCGGCTCAATAACagcaatacaaaaaaattagcaaaaattgttAGACCTTATTTACAGCCTACAtaacaaaactttatttttgaatgaatcataatgaaagtttatatttaaaaacaaaatcccTATATTCAGACAGAAAGACTTGATATCATGAAAGTTCTAACCAACAAATTGAAACCCACTGATGTGGATTTCGAATGCTTAGCGCAGAAAACCGATGGATGGAGTGGTGCAGATCTTCAATTGCTCTTCACAAATGCACAATTTTACAATGCAAGACAAATTGCGAAAGGTAAGTTCTCaaagaatttttattgttgcgcgatttgcttttgaaaaaaggaaccTTATTCATAAATCTTGACACTATCTTAACAATTAAAATCACTCGAACCACTAAACCTTTTACAGAAGAAGACGGTCTGGAAGAAGATAACGTACCGATAGATCAAGCCTCAATCGAAAGTGTATTCAACGACTCAATTCCAAAACCAAAAAGGTCACAAGTGGATAACCGGATAGGTCAGAAAGTGACGTTAGCCTAAGGGCCTAGAACTCCGAAAAATAGTTGTTGAATTCATGAGGGAGGCGGCTCAGCTTCACTTCGTGTGATTGATTTATGTGTATTTTATGTTCCATTCGAACGGCCATTTTGGAATATAAATTTCTGTACTCCAttcgaataaattatttttgttttaattttgttttaatttttatttcaactttcaaagtACTCAAATAAGTAATTATGGGTTTTGttctttccaaaaagtgtcctagattttttaaaaggataAACTGGCCAACAGACAACCATGAAGATCATTCTGGCATCATTAGCATTGCGTTGCTCGTGGTAGAGGTACCATGAAGTAGTTGACTTTAGTATCACAATAATAGCGATAATGATCATCCTCGTTCATATTTGTTTCAACAAATGTAATCCAAAGCAGGTTTTGTTTCTCAGAGATCAACTACAATATGTTTTAATTCTCTACTTGTTTCTTTTCCATCATTCTTTGTTGCACAGCATTCCCAATTTATTGTATTTCTTTTTGAGTGATGTTCTGATAACTTCCGATTTTACAGAAGAAGACGGTCTGGAAGAAGATAACGTACCGATAGATCAAGCCTTAATCGAAAGTGTATTCAACGACTCAATTCCAAAACCCAAAAGGTCTCAAGTGAATACTCGCATTGGTCAGAAAGTGACGTCAGCCTAATGGCCtagaactctgaaaaatagttGTTGTATGTATGCAAGGAGGTTTCTCAGCTCCACTTCGTGTGATTGATTTATGTGTATTTTATGTTTCATTCAACCggcctttttgaaaaattaatttatgtactcaatacaaataaattatttttgaataacacaagttttgaaaaacaaaagtcggaaaaaattttaatatatttcttaatttccatttatcgattttatctatttttgtcTTATTATTAATTGCGGCATCACTTTTTTGGCATGCGTTCACATTTTCGACCAGCCCTATTGCTTGGTCTCGCACACTCAATACTCTCTAACTATTGAACAGCTGGTCCGTAAGGGGTTTTGTCATTCTTCCCCCTTCAACTGCATACTACAACCCTCCAAAATTTACACTGCGCCGGATTTAGTTATATCcgtattttaatcaattttcatgaaaacggAAATGATTGGTTAACATTGAAATAATATCACTTGCCGGAAAAAGTAAGTATTTCTAGTGAACATGCCGAAGTTGTATCTATTGATTCCTCTATATTtacttgccgaatttgcaaAGTGTAATACAGGTacgattattttaaaaaatgcaatctTATTTAGTTATTATAGATACAACATTTATGCCAACTAAATGCGAGATATGTGCTTTGACAAGTATGGAGTTCGAAGCAAAATCCGTGAAAGTCCACAAggtaaatatatattttaaaattttcaaatttatgttaAAACGAATAATAATGTTACACTTTAAAGCAGTAAAATTCAGCAAACAcggttaaaatttttgttcatatggttttttttatttcagagacTTTCATCGGAATTTGCTGACATCACTGAAAATATCTGTAACGGTTTCAATGAGTTTAAAGTAAGTTTTTGTTCTTTTACAAAgtgtaaattaaattttagaataattttttgcaaagtaaattgaagatttttgtttaaataggtttttaataaatcagaaaaccaggatttaaaaatgaaacttctcacAAAAACTCGCATTTTTATGGAAGTTGATAAAGTTTCCAAGTAAACTGtacatttagaaaaataaatctgtAGTTATTCCAAAATCATTAGACCTATCAGGTTTTACGGAATGATTTTACATCAAGTGTTGAAACACAAAAGATCCTTTTAGACCCagttcaaaaatcagtttatCACGGTGTGTTCATAATTCTGATGATTGTTAGTTCAAAACTAGTTAAATTAAACCCTCAACATTTGCTAACTGTACTCTTCCTTTTCAGAATATGTAAATTTCAGATACATAAGGAAAAAACTGGTCTGGAAAGGTTTTCAAGAGCTCAgtcaaaaactattgaaacattaaaacaaaTGCGGGAGAAGGGAGTGAAGGTAATATTTATGCACTTATAAAATGAATTAGTAtaacgtttttaaaattcgataatctatttttctgatttcaaaacTGCGttgcaatttaattttcgataaaatgtGCTGCAAAAAAGACTGATCTCATATACTCTCTATGTAGTGAAGTGCACTGCGAATGTGGCAGTCGGGTACACTGCCAGGTTGAGCTCCCAGTGGgctataatttaagccacgtcctagccaaGGACTGTGGCATATAATCCAGTAGTGGaatgctccacttcccaatggAGACTGAGTGAACCTAGGCGGTGatgccggacttgaactcgcaATCTCCAGATTGccagcggccaccactacccaCTGAGCTATCTGCCGATTTCACAAACTATGTTCatactttttcaataacttgatcccctctccctctctctgaaccgtttttcctgtttttctcACTTTGCCAATCGCCTTGCGTAAGTATAAGTAAGTATACATCATGTTATTGCACTctgccaaattttaaaaaagtttcaaatgttttataatattttggtATTCATTCAACCCCTCTCTTTCTGAACCGCTTTCCCTGCttcagttaaaaataaaaatcggaaaCAGTCTAGGTTATGAAGTGGACGTGTAATTGAAATCCATTAAACAACGGGGCACTCCATTCCACTGCAAAAAGTTTACCTCTCACTTCACCTTACTCGCTAATCGCAACATTTCAATTGTGGAGGGGGTGAGAGGAACATATCCGAAATGGTGTAGTTACCTGTATAATTATGATGGGATATGTGTGCCTTGGTACATACGATATAATGGACTTCTCGTGGATTCATTCCCATCGCTAAACTGGTTTCGTTTCTATTTTTCGCCCTTCTTTCCCCGCACACAACCCTACAAGAGACAGTGTCCCCTTAATGTGCGCTAAAATGTGAATGTCTATTGTTGCGAAATGGCTTTTTTTCGCCGTACTGCACACGGTGGTACCAATTATGAATCTATAACCAACACAAGTAGACGCAAAACAATTTGATGTGGTTGTAAGTCATCTCATGCGAgataaaatgaacattttactCCCAATTCGTTTTTGCTGTTAAATTGGGTTACATACAGGCACACGGCCTGAACTACTTTCCATGTAAAGTGCAATTCTACCGTAACCCATGAAAAGATGGATCAATTTTGTTTCTAATTGAAATgcaatataaataattttgtaaaaaaaattgtaaagtagaaaaataaatatttccagGTTGAACTCGGCATGCCATTCGAAATGTGGGATCAACCATCTGCGGAAATTTTTGCACTTCGACAAGGATGCGAGTCCCTTCTTGAAGACTATGAAGATCTCATTGAAGAATGGTTTATTAACAAAGCAAGTCTAGAAGATCTCTTCAAACAACTATGTGCTCGTAATGCTCTGAAAAACCAGGAAACTAGTTGCTTCGATCACCTGGACCACAAACAAGAATTATGATTATGATTGTTTGTATTGTGatctttatttaaaatatgGTAATAAATATTATGAATTCAACTGTCGAGACAGAAAACAAGATATGTAGTTTATTGAACCTATCAAAGAAATCCGCATTTTCCCTTGTTAAAGAAATAGTGAAGCAATTTATTTCCACTTGTTGAGGTACACacaaattcataaatttcaacatttaagCAAAACGTAATATACCCTgaatactaaaaattttgaaccgctaTAAAACAAGTGTTCTTCTCCTTTTAGTAATGCACACAATGCCCAATCGTAATGTCCAgtcggaaaattaatttacaatTCCTATTGGAACATTGTCGCTAACGATGTTACACCTAGTGTCACTTGAGTTCCAAAAGTTTCCCAAATCTGGAAAGAGGTACGAACATCTTCAAGATTTTGACCCCACTGAGATTTTCGAGCAAATTTATTCAGGCAGTAATCAGCAATTTCGAGTAGATTCGTAGCATTTTGAGCTgtgatttttcgaattctgtGGCATCTGTACAATACTGTCATTTAGCATTTCGAAATGACAACAGGTATATTGTTTTTGtaccaaaacaaaaacaagttCTTTCACATCACCATCTCTTCCAGACGTCTCTTTTCATTTGGAAGAGCACGCCGGGAGATCAGTGCAAATATTTGTGCTTCGAATAACAACATATAGGAGGCAAAAAAGAGAAGGAGTAGAAAAGAGGAGCCAAAACACCTTGAAGGTGGTTCATGCGTTTGTTTGCGCACCTTGAGCTCTGTGCTCTtctgctctttttctctgccTTGCGCAACCTCACGTCTCTGAAAtgttaataatatttttgtatgtttattatttttattattgttatGTCACGATCGCGCTGGTTGGTTGCCGCCTTCTTATTACACTCTCGCAGAGGCTCTTCAGGTTCTGCATGTTTTGGCACCGGTTTTTCGAGTTGGAGTTTATGCATGTATGCATTTCTTGTGTGTGTACATAAACACtatgtttttgcattttacacACCGGCTTTTGCACCTTACAATGTTTCTGCAGATCAGCAAACGTAAGATGATACTGTAAACAATTGGTTATACAATCTAAAAACAAGATGAGAAGAACATAAAgtcaatcaaaaatatatattacgTTCACTGAATAttcaattcacaaaaaaaaacatcaattttcagctttattatctttttgaaaagagGAATGCAATATAAACCAAGTCTGTGACTGATCAAAACGGAAGGGTTGTTATTGGCTTTAACTGAAACAAGCCATCAATGTAACACCAAAAATGAGAGcgaaattgcttcaaaaaatgaactgtttgaaataaaatattttatttcaagaaCGTGTAATATGCTGAAACTAAATTGTAACAAAGCGTTTTCTCAACTTCAGCAGAATGGAATCCGCATAATAGTTTTGCCTGATCTGaatgctgtttttttttgaattaatcacctaaaaaattaaagtttatatattttgttcCTCTTTTTacgaaaactaaaatttcacgTTTGTTTTGGAAGCTTCTCTTCTCAAATACCTTTTTGCTAGATCTCGAATTTTGCCAAAGATAATAGCAATACGATAAGTTTACGTGTATTCTAGAACTCGCGAGTTTTAGCAAACTGTGCCATTACATGCCTGAGTTCtcatattgaattttctttatGCTGGCACCCAATtaaaaaagaatggaaaaagtgaaaatttctgtAATAGACAGGGTTATTCATTATTTCAGACACATACCATTTGTtgaattaacattttttagaattacgCTACTGTTATACCAGTAACACCATCCGTTCATAAAAACCCATGATTAAATCATgcaatatatatttaaaaaattaaaacttttagttGCCTgacattatcaaaaaataactaaattgAGGAACCTCTAATTTCAACCTTCCCATCACAATGAGACATACGTATTTGTTCCTCCAATGCGGTGTTTGTCTTGAACCAAGCAGACTGTTTGAAAAGCtctaaaacatgaaaatatgcATGTGTACATATTGAATCTCGTCTAAATGTGTCCCGTTTTCAACCTCACTCCTATTTTGTGTCATGAGTGTTAAAAGAATAACAAAAGAttttacacacaaaaaaaaactgaaaacaaaaattttgatataatcATCGAATGATATATTTAGAATGCGCTTCAAATAATagtcaaaaagtttgaaaactgagatcgaaaagttgtattttcaAGTTGGAAGTATCCCCATTTTTAAGTCTTTCTGTCAAACATGACtacaaaattggcaaactatGTCAAGGTGTATTTTATATTATGtacttttgaaacaaaataagatttgaatttttggaactatcttgaaaatttctcaattattaGGTCCTGATGTAaatcatttttagaaatatttttttaatgtgaaggTAATATAGCGTCAAagtgaaatttatttgaacctttttttaaagacaatGACTTAACGTCATTGTAAGTAAcgtcactgaaaaatgttaagcGTAATGCTCCGATGTATCATCATTCTTGAATAGATAGACCCACTTATAGAACAAATCAgattcaaatattgaaaactttatgttttttttttcgaaaatgacaAAGAAATAGGACCAAGGGTTTGTGACATAGCATAAAACATATTCGAATCAGTCAGGAAAGAATAGAAAAAGATATTTGAGATTCTGTGGTCAGAAATTGTGTGCGACGTccaaagattttcaaatattttcgagGTAGGAAAAACTAACGGAAAGTATGAGAATTTGTGAGAGTGGGGGATTGTGGTTGTcgaatcgatttttgtttgaagtgaggaagtttttttttgtagggaCCGGGACTTTTAGAAAGTAACGAAGAGAAACAGATAATTCGTGAAAGAGTattgatattaaaaatgaagtaaTTTAAacgggaaacattttttataatatgtgttccaaaatgtggaaattaaaactttgataatttttgaaaatgtttccaagcgacttcaattttaagatcataataaaagttttggtTGAAGGACAAAATGGGGTGAGAGCTCCGATGGAAGtgttcgattttcaaaaattggaatttttgaattttggctgAAGATTGGTAAAGATCTGAAAGCAATCACAAAAATAGGAATCAAGCAGAAGAGATTTGAAAGATTTGAGGAAAGCGACGAGAATCTGTCTATAATTTAAAGTTCTATGTACAGGCAAACAGGAAACAACCTAAGGTAGGTGTGGTTTTGAAATGGAATTGGAAGAAGATGTGGACAATGTTATGCTCAAGTAACGTGAAAATGGCATAAAAGTCATGAAATATTGTCCAAACTAATGAGTATAacgaaattgacaaaaaaagtgaagagaTAATGCTAGGCGAGGATTTTAGGCATCAACCTTGAATAGACTTGGGTCTATTTGCGGAATTGACGGGCTCTGTGTTCCTCCATTGCACAAATTTTGTGGTAGATTTGGAAGTATTCCGGTAAAGCCGGCTGGTCCAAGAAGAGCCAAGTATCTCTTCCAAACTAGATCAACGTTCACTGGTGGGGTGGCCGGCGCGACTCTGAAGCAAGATCAAGATATCAtatattattaaaaagtaTTCAACAACTTATGTTTTATCAACTCTTGTAATGTCATCCGTATAACCTATATGATCTTTACCTGTTAGGCCGTCCCTCGCGAAGCGTCCAGTTGCGAACCTTTGCATTATTCTTCAAATGACTTAGAATAAGCTTTGCTTTACTCAGCTGGCTTTCGGTGGACAGGAGATCCCACTTGAAGTATTTCATGGTTGCTTCAACAACGAGAcggatctgaaaaaattaaagatttagtggattattgaaaaaaataagtttcgAAGTGTATTCCCTGAACCAACTTGACTACATCatcaaaatttcgtttttctacAATGTAAGACATGTGACGATGTTGGAATCTCATGCTACTAGATACATTTTGACAACTATGAAACTTCTCCATTCACTCATtaggtttttaaaacaaaaaacgtcTCCCTTTTTCTCCGTTTCTAAACTTCCAATTTCTTCATGGTGGTGACAATTCAAATGCCCCGAGTTTGCACTTTTCCGCTGGCGGCATATGTCTTAGACGTCTCCACGTTTTGCCTCGTTTCTCGCTTTCCATTCTACTACCACTCGTTTCAATCAAGTGTCGCAACCAGTGTGCATacccctctctctctctcagtCTCTATCCATCCTATCCGACGACCTTCTCCCTCTATCCACCTCAAAAACTACGTATCAGACCCGAGATTACGGTATACGGTATAAGTAAAGGAAATGGGGAAAAcgaaataaagtttcaaagtgGATGAGAAACGGGAAGCCGGTTTTTTTCCTTCGGCCTCaacttgttcaaaaacaaaattttattttttagactttGGTAATAAAAAGTGCAAACCTTTGGCAATTGACGGCCTAACAAATGATCGGCGGTTTCCCCGTGGAAGGTGCGCAACGAGATTTGTACATTTCGGAGTTCATCATCAGTGACGGATTCACGAAGTATTTGCCACGCGAAGACCTGAAATTTATCGGTGCGGGAATTCTTAAACCTTGCTAgatatgtttttattttgacataaataatttttatttaaaaaataacgcTAAAGCTCATAAAATTTACATAATTGAACTAATCAATCAAATCCACAGTTCTATGTGTTCGTTCCCTCTtgctttcacttttttcccccaacttccttgttttttactattttggTTGGCCAAGTTCAATTCACAAAAACGACATATAGTGTCAAAACAGTCAAAACAACCtcttttgtggaaaaatcCTGTTTTTGAACTGATAGACGCCCCCATCGCTTAGGCAGTAGAAACATTGCAAAActaagagaaaaagagaaggagTCAAgtggttttttgtattttatttcctCGGTTGGCAAGGATCGACACAATATCGATTAACATCAAAAcatgacaatttttcagcataaCTTAGTTTGTTCTGGACTATTGCGCAAGTGGGTCAATAATCGACAACTAGAAAAGCTCCAAGGTCttaaacaaaaatggaaacctTGAAACGTGGGCAATATCACCAAAACCCAGCGATTCTAAAATTGAGCAACATGCTTCACTGTGCATGAAATATTACAGAtcatttcattaaaaattggagtACAATTTTCAGGAGAACTGTGGTAAAAACGAATTATCCTACTTATATCGGAGATAACTATAGTTTACTTTTGTGTAGAACtcaataaaattgttaattctTAACTCGAACCACTTTCAGAGTGTTATAATGTGGTCCGTGATCTTATtagatgtttcaaatttccatgaaatttcagattccttGTTACATGggctttcaactttttttttcaattcaacacGTTCCCTCATCAAAACTCTTGATTCATTGCCACAAAAACTATATGTACACCTGCATGACAACACAAACACATGGAAGGTGCAGCATTCCGCGcggaaaaagaaaacacaaagtTGTGTCTGCCGACCGTATAAAACGAGAAGTCTTGCGCAACagcacccccccccccccccacctaTTGAGGTTCTACCATATGTTTGCACACGCGCCTACTCTTGTTAGCTCCCCCGCCGCTGGACATCAGCTGTTCCGAGCAGTTTCGTGGAAATAGATAAAGATGCGAGAAAGAGAGATGAGAGAATGGCAAATTTTGCGCGGAAAgctttttttcacagaaaaagaaCGAAAGCTCAATGGGTGCGGAAAGCTGGCAGTGGATAGAGGTGTTGAGAGGTTCATAGAAGAACTTCATGGTCTGTATTAACTGTCTTTCACTGTATTAACTGTCTTACAGAAACACTTTTTGTGCGCAATGGCACAATTACAAAGGAAATGATTCATGAATACTGTTGCTCTGAAATAGCTTAGAACATTAAATTGAACAATATTCCGTATAGTTTCAAAGTCtgcacaaattttcagaaaaaaaaattttgtgtgcaaatttgatattgaatatatgtgttttttaactttgaaaactacaaatttgtatcaaaaacttcaaggtatttttaaaaaatctggataACGAAATGTGTAAAACCACTAGTTTTAAAAACCAGGAATCTACATTGAACTTCTGCTCCTTCCCCTGCTCCCCCTCGCAACAGTTCTCTCATTTCTTTTTATGCAAATTCGAGCTctcgttaaaaatattttgaagagCACAAGTCAGCGCTCTCGGTGTGTTTGGTAACCCAGCGCCACACTCACAAAGTCGTTTGCTTGATTCTGCGATTTtcatgagaaaaatatttgaatagtCCAGCGCGATTTCtgtttcacttttcttttctcgCGAGCAAAAACAGGTACTCGTTCTGTTTCGCTGCGTCTCTTGCCACACACTGATTTGTTTGCTCTTTACTCGTAACTATTCTTCAATGAGCTCAACTGGGTCCTAACTGTTTTCGAGTCAAGTCATCGTCAAAATCCAGTGGCACTGTGTGTGCACAGACTGTTTTTTGTCCACAGAAATTGCAGGGATTGTTGAGATTGGAAATACTGTATAGAAttacagttgaaaatttagaaaaagcaACACAGGGAATCTTAAATTTCAACATCATGGAATGGGGCTTAAATAAAACCCTGGAgtctcaaaaaaatctagaccGAAACTTCTTAGGTTGCCTAACCTATCCAAACTTTCCTAAATTCAAATGAGCTAAACGTAATCATTTtaccaaattgaaaatttacagaattatGAACAAGTGGTCCTACTTAAAAGTCCCCCAAACTAATAATGTTTTTAGACTTTACatttttccacgtttttttcattttcatgacGTGTGTGTTGACAGGGGGTTTCTCTTCTGCATTGCAGCTCACGGCATCGGGCGCCTGCCGCTCTATACCGGTTCGTAACCGTTTCTTGTCAAATATTTGCTATTCAATAAGCCCGTGTGACGTGAGCTTGTTGCGTGAGCTTGGAGTGTGCTCCAACAGCTGCTCCCTGTGCCGCGCCGGTGCGCGCTAGTCATCTTTTTATGATCTAAATGACCAGAAATACAATACCTGAACCACGACTAAGCACCACGTTGACTAAAGCCGGAAATCAAAAGATGTTTGGAAAATATACgtaacttaaattttcagcttcatatttaaaaaaggagaaattaaactttgaaaaaatctttgcAGTTTCCTCATAGATTATTCTTCTTGAACTACCGTTCTAATGtattaaatattaatatcaatttttccctATTTTGTGACGAAATAGTCTCATAAAAAACATCACTTGTTTCCCGTT comes from Caenorhabditis elegans chromosome X and encodes:
- the C11H1.7 gene encoding DUF3456 domain-containing protein (Confirmed by transcript evidence) — encoded protein: MPKLYLLIPLYLLAEFAKCNTDTTFMPTKCEICALTSMEFEAKSVKVHKRLSSEFADITENICNGFNEFKIHKEKTGLERFSRAQSKTIETLKQMREKGVKVELGMPFEMWDQPSAEIFALRQGCESLLEDYEDLIEEWFINKASLEDLFKQLCARNALKNQETSCFDHLDHKQEL
- the K04G11.1 gene encoding uncharacterized protein (Predicted) gives rise to the protein MFQISMKFQIPCYMGFQLFFSIQHVPSSKLLIHCHKNYMYTCMTTQTHGRCSIPRGKRKHKVVSADRIKREVLRNSTPPPPHLLRFYHMFAHAPTLVSSPAAGHQLFRAVSWK
- the C11H1.7 gene encoding DUF3456 domain-containing protein (Confirmed by transcript evidence), which produces MPFEMWDQPSAEIFALRQGCESLLEDYEDLIEEWFINKASLEDLFKQLCARNALKNQETSCFDHLDHKQEL